In Desulfatibacillum aliphaticivorans DSM 15576, one DNA window encodes the following:
- a CDS encoding acetate--CoA ligase family protein: MSLEAFFTPRGVAVIGATNKPKGGLAIVVNLIKGFNGGIYPVNPGYDSILDLKCYPSVKDVPDPVDLAILFVPGKAVPKMVEECGERGIHAVMIQSAGFSETGPDGKALQDEVDAVAQRHGIRVWGPNCLGMVDSVNHNVFSFAAPSMWDVGHIPGNVSLIVQSGMLAGGFLIDNMSHGTMGMSKVCSIGNKSDVDECDLLEYLISDPDTQAIGMYLEAIPRGRRFAELCRQSPKPIVVLKGGTSTAGAKAAASHTASMSGDGAIVSGVLAQCGVVEARDFKQMLDICRAFGITPEMPPEMRGRTAILTYSGGAGIMAADFVENFGLEVAELSQESKDAMAQVYPDWMPVANPVDLWPSVEKNGAAKTFTTAMNAVCKDPGVDMIFLHLHASGGLLVMDIGELIDMAKEAGKPIFCWLIGQMEPARDMHILAQKLGAPTYRELSRAVESMSTVLGWYKSRAAAPCGVDFRPEPVKARCRAMLDGRRGALDEHASKQILAAAGIPVVQEILAAGQDQAVTAAEKLGYPVVMKGLAPGMIHKTEQGLVRLNIRAKQEAARTFEDLMSAMDGQGKVLVQQQAVIDMEIIAGLVKDPQFGPCVMCGLGGVYAEVLNDAVFAMAPLDMDAALALIGRLKNQRMLDGFRGAAPVDRMALAEILVRLGALGMELDNIRELDINPLVISEGKPLAVDASIIL; the protein is encoded by the coding sequence ATGAGTCTGGAAGCATTTTTCACCCCGCGCGGCGTCGCCGTTATCGGGGCGACCAACAAGCCCAAAGGCGGCCTGGCCATTGTTGTGAACCTGATCAAAGGCTTTAATGGCGGCATATACCCTGTCAATCCCGGTTACGATTCCATTTTGGACTTGAAGTGCTATCCATCGGTAAAGGACGTTCCCGACCCTGTGGATCTGGCGATTCTTTTCGTACCCGGCAAGGCGGTGCCGAAAATGGTGGAGGAATGCGGGGAGCGGGGAATTCACGCGGTGATGATTCAATCGGCGGGCTTCTCGGAAACCGGGCCGGATGGCAAGGCGCTCCAGGACGAGGTGGACGCCGTCGCCCAGCGCCATGGAATTCGCGTCTGGGGCCCCAATTGCTTAGGCATGGTGGATTCGGTCAACCATAACGTGTTTTCATTCGCCGCGCCCTCCATGTGGGACGTGGGCCACATTCCCGGCAACGTGTCTTTGATCGTCCAAAGCGGCATGCTGGCGGGCGGTTTTTTGATCGACAACATGAGCCACGGAACCATGGGCATGTCCAAGGTCTGCTCCATCGGGAACAAATCCGACGTGGACGAGTGCGACCTGCTGGAATACCTGATTTCCGATCCCGACACCCAGGCCATCGGCATGTATTTGGAGGCCATCCCCCGAGGGAGGCGGTTTGCGGAGTTGTGCAGACAATCCCCCAAGCCCATTGTGGTCCTGAAGGGCGGAACGAGCACGGCGGGCGCCAAGGCTGCGGCCAGCCACACGGCCTCCATGTCTGGGGACGGGGCGATTGTCAGCGGCGTTCTCGCCCAGTGCGGGGTGGTGGAGGCCCGGGATTTCAAGCAGATGCTGGACATATGCCGGGCGTTTGGAATTACGCCGGAAATGCCGCCTGAAATGCGGGGAAGGACGGCCATCCTCACTTACAGCGGCGGCGCCGGCATCATGGCGGCGGATTTTGTGGAGAATTTCGGGCTGGAAGTGGCCGAGCTTTCCCAGGAGTCCAAAGACGCCATGGCCCAGGTCTATCCCGACTGGATGCCCGTGGCCAACCCTGTGGACCTGTGGCCCTCCGTGGAAAAAAACGGAGCGGCGAAAACCTTTACCACGGCCATGAACGCGGTTTGCAAGGACCCCGGAGTGGACATGATTTTCCTGCACCTTCACGCCTCTGGCGGCCTCTTGGTCATGGACATCGGGGAGCTTATCGACATGGCCAAGGAGGCGGGAAAGCCCATTTTTTGCTGGCTCATAGGCCAGATGGAGCCCGCCAGGGACATGCATATTCTGGCTCAAAAGCTGGGAGCGCCCACCTACCGGGAGCTCTCCCGCGCCGTGGAAAGCATGAGTACGGTGCTTGGGTGGTATAAAAGCCGGGCCGCAGCGCCTTGCGGCGTGGATTTTAGACCTGAACCGGTCAAGGCGCGATGCCGGGCTATGCTGGACGGCAGAAGGGGCGCCCTGGACGAACATGCGTCCAAGCAAATCCTGGCCGCAGCGGGCATCCCGGTTGTGCAGGAAATCCTGGCCGCCGGACAGGACCAGGCCGTTACCGCGGCCGAAAAATTAGGCTATCCGGTTGTCATGAAAGGCCTGGCGCCGGGCATGATTCATAAAACCGAACAAGGCCTTGTGCGCCTGAACATTCGGGCCAAGCAGGAAGCCGCCCGGACCTTTGAGGACCTCATGTCCGCCATGGACGGCCAAGGCAAGGTGTTGGTGCAGCAGCAGGCTGTAATCGATATGGAAATCATCGCCGGCCTGGTGAAGGACCCTCAGTTCGGCCCTTGCGTCATGTGCGGCCTTGGGGGCGTGTACGCCGAAGTGTTGAACGACGCCGTCTTTGCCATGGCGCCCCTGGATATGGACGCCGCCCTGGCTTTGATAGGACGGTTGAAAAACCAACGCATGCTGGACGGCTTTCGGGGAGCGGCGCCGGTGGACAGAATGGCCCTTGCCGAAATCCTGGTTCGTTTGGGCGCCTTGGGCATGGAATTGGATAACATCCGGGAGTTGGATATAAATCCTCTTGTAATTTCGGAAGGAAAGCCCTTGGCCGTGGATGCATCGATAATATTATAG
- a CDS encoding ferredoxin — MAFNPVVDADKCVGCEECVDVCPVDVYEMEDGKSNPVNAEECLGCDSCVEVCEAGAITIEET; from the coding sequence ATGGCATTCAATCCCGTTGTTGACGCTGACAAATGCGTTGGTTGCGAAGAGTGTGTGGACGTATGTCCGGTTGACGTTTACGAAATGGAAGATGGCAAATCCAATCCTGTCAACGCCGAAGAATGTCTCGGCTGCGATAGCTGCGTGGAAGTTTGCGAAGCTGGCGCCATCACCATCGAAGAGACCTAA
- a CDS encoding DUF362 domain-containing protein: MHIDNSQSLPHMAVIRQSLAAHPLECIGPEVRHQLDKTLNLKALIPGETVALAVGSRKIHAIGEVAAACAAWLQDKGLKPFLVPAMGSHGGATPQGQEQVLESLGIVQACQGVPVLASMETKAVGALSCGAPVHFSSEALHADHLIVINRVKSHTKFKAPIQSGLCKMLCVGLGKHSGAAAIHRAGVRFGFSIIEEAAGLILQKAPLLAGLALVEDGLGRLSQIRALTAENFIDEEKKLLLKAQAMAPGIPFDELDLLIVDWIGKDISGIGMDSNVTGRHRDLSGDFFLPPNPKRIFVRDLSPGSGGNANGIGLADFTTTRLVRAMDLKKTFVNSITAISPEKAAIPLHFESDRETLQACLATTGLEDWSQARVVRIKSTADLEIIQASTALKQEARANSRLEFESGFGPMAFDSLGNLGGFNEK, translated from the coding sequence ATGCATATTGATAACTCCCAATCATTACCCCATATGGCGGTCATTCGCCAGAGCCTGGCGGCCCACCCTCTGGAATGCATAGGGCCGGAAGTTCGTCATCAGCTAGATAAGACATTGAATTTAAAGGCTTTAATCCCCGGAGAAACCGTTGCTTTGGCCGTGGGAAGCCGAAAGATTCATGCCATTGGAGAGGTTGCCGCCGCTTGCGCCGCCTGGCTGCAGGATAAGGGGCTGAAGCCTTTTCTGGTTCCGGCCATGGGCAGCCATGGGGGCGCAACGCCCCAGGGGCAGGAGCAGGTCCTGGAAAGCCTTGGGATCGTGCAGGCCTGCCAAGGCGTTCCGGTTCTGGCGTCCATGGAAACCAAGGCCGTTGGCGCCTTAAGCTGCGGGGCGCCCGTGCATTTTTCCTCCGAGGCCCTGCACGCCGACCATTTGATCGTCATCAATCGGGTTAAGTCCCATACTAAATTCAAGGCGCCCATCCAGAGCGGTCTGTGCAAAATGCTTTGCGTGGGCCTTGGCAAGCATTCCGGGGCAGCGGCCATCCATCGGGCCGGGGTGAGGTTCGGCTTTTCCATCATTGAGGAGGCGGCCGGCCTGATCCTTCAAAAGGCGCCGCTGCTGGCCGGTCTGGCTCTGGTGGAGGACGGGCTGGGGCGATTATCCCAAATCAGGGCCTTGACCGCCGAAAATTTTATTGATGAGGAAAAGAAGCTGCTTTTAAAGGCCCAGGCCATGGCGCCCGGCATTCCTTTTGACGAGCTGGACCTGTTGATTGTAGACTGGATCGGTAAGGACATTTCGGGGATCGGCATGGATTCCAACGTCACGGGCCGGCACCGGGATCTTTCCGGAGACTTTTTCCTTCCCCCGAATCCCAAAAGGATTTTTGTGAGGGACCTCTCTCCCGGATCGGGGGGAAACGCCAATGGAATCGGGCTGGCGGATTTCACCACAACCCGGCTGGTCCGGGCCATGGATTTGAAGAAAACCTTTGTAAACTCCATAACCGCCATTTCACCGGAAAAGGCGGCGATCCCGCTTCATTTTGAGTCTGACCGGGAGACCTTGCAGGCCTGCCTGGCGACTACGGGGCTGGAGGATTGGTCTCAAGCCCGGGTCGTCCGCATCAAAAGCACGGCGGATTTGGAGATCATACAGGCTTCCACGGCCCTTAAGCAGGAAGCAAGGGCGAATTCCCGTCTGGAGTTCGAATCCGGTTTTGGCCCTATGGCCTTTGACAGCCTTGGAAATTTGGGAGGATTCAATGAAAAATAA
- a CDS encoding methylated-DNA--[protein]-cysteine S-methyltransferase: MKNKDAVFFMEVETSHGIAGFVYQNAPFALLKTYLPKPQKAQLPKEVHAMKVESSPAREARELAQKIQDYFTGSPLDPHLNLLDFEGLTELQIKVLHTVAAIPYGQVCSYGEVARRAGCPRAARFVGSVMAGNPFPMFVPCHRVVRSDGKLGGFGGGLPLKETMLAVESGKHLAGKQGV; encoded by the coding sequence ATGAAAAATAAGGACGCCGTTTTTTTTATGGAAGTGGAGACCAGTCATGGCATTGCGGGATTCGTGTATCAAAATGCCCCTTTCGCCCTGCTTAAGACCTATCTGCCCAAGCCCCAAAAGGCCCAACTGCCCAAAGAAGTGCACGCCATGAAGGTTGAGTCCTCTCCGGCGCGGGAAGCCCGGGAACTCGCCCAAAAAATCCAGGATTACTTTACGGGGTCGCCCCTGGATCCGCATTTGAATTTATTGGATTTTGAGGGGCTTACTGAGCTGCAAATAAAGGTTTTGCACACGGTGGCGGCCATCCCCTACGGCCAGGTGTGCTCCTATGGAGAAGTCGCCAGACGGGCCGGATGCCCACGGGCCGCCCGTTTTGTGGGGTCCGTTATGGCCGGCAACCCCTTCCCCATGTTCGTTCCCTGCCATCGCGTGGTGCGGTCGGACGGCAAGTTGGGAGGCTTCGGAGGAGGCTTGCCCCTTAAAGAGACGATGCTTGCGGTGGAGTCCGGGAAACATCTTGCCGGGAAACAAGGGGTGTGA
- a CDS encoding ribonuclease J produces the protein MTPQDTPEKSIPLKIIPLGGLGEIGLNMTVFEYDGVILVVDSGLMFPEDYMLGVDIVIPDYEYLRENKERVAGIVLTHCHEDHIGALPFLLKDIPAPVYATPFTIALVSHKLEEKDLLSRVDLHEIKPRESFSIGPFHIEFVRASHSVVDGVSLAIRTPAGLIIHTGDFKITHGQLDDEATDVSRLAQLGEEGVLALLSDSTNAEKEGYTLSESEIGATLEKAVRDSSGRVIVALFASNVPRLAQIVNIAAKTGKKIVFNGRSIEVSMRIAQELGYINVPPGMQIDVSEVKNYEDNEVLLVTTGSQGEPMSALARVAAGAHKQIKIRDGDTVILSSKFIPGNEKAITGIINNLYRRGAEVIYEKISAIHVSGHAFREELKLMMHLTRPRYFMPVHGEYRHLLHHARLAEKVGIPKNRILLAQNGNVVNFMDEVGWIGESVDTGRTFVDGKGIGDVGRKVLKDRRALSEHGMVVATMVLDFDTGVVIYGPELLSRGFVFEDEKGHLLQDAQCVIMDAVEQLDLSGPDRIPLIEAATQQALRRFFNYVIRRRPVIVPLVLEV, from the coding sequence ATGACGCCCCAGGATACTCCTGAAAAGTCCATCCCTCTGAAAATCATCCCATTGGGCGGTCTGGGGGAAATCGGGCTGAACATGACGGTCTTTGAGTATGACGGCGTCATCCTTGTGGTGGACTCCGGGCTCATGTTTCCCGAGGATTACATGCTGGGGGTGGACATTGTCATCCCGGACTATGAATACCTGAGGGAAAACAAGGAACGGGTGGCCGGCATTGTCCTGACGCACTGCCATGAAGACCACATTGGCGCCCTGCCCTTTTTGCTCAAAGACATCCCCGCCCCGGTTTACGCCACGCCCTTCACCATAGCGCTGGTCAGCCACAAGCTGGAGGAAAAAGACCTTCTTTCCCGGGTTGATTTGCACGAAATCAAGCCGCGGGAGAGCTTTTCCATCGGGCCGTTCCATATTGAATTCGTCAGAGCCTCCCACAGCGTGGTGGACGGCGTCAGCCTGGCCATCAGAACGCCTGCGGGATTGATCATTCACACCGGGGATTTTAAAATCACCCACGGCCAATTGGACGATGAAGCCACGGACGTGAGCCGTCTGGCCCAATTGGGCGAGGAAGGGGTTTTGGCCCTTTTATCCGACTCCACCAATGCGGAAAAGGAAGGATACACCCTTTCGGAAAGCGAAATCGGCGCCACCCTGGAAAAGGCGGTGCGGGACAGCTCCGGCCGGGTTATCGTGGCCCTGTTCGCCTCCAACGTGCCCCGGCTGGCGCAGATCGTGAACATCGCCGCAAAAACCGGCAAGAAGATCGTCTTTAACGGCCGCAGCATAGAGGTGAGCATGCGCATCGCCCAGGAGCTGGGGTACATCAACGTCCCGCCGGGCATGCAAATCGACGTTTCCGAAGTCAAGAATTACGAAGATAACGAGGTTTTGCTCGTCACCACCGGCAGCCAGGGGGAACCCATGAGCGCCCTGGCCAGGGTCGCGGCCGGCGCCCACAAGCAGATCAAAATCAGGGACGGAGACACGGTCATCCTGTCCTCCAAGTTCATCCCGGGCAACGAAAAGGCCATTACCGGCATCATCAACAATCTGTACCGCCGGGGCGCGGAGGTCATTTACGAAAAGATTTCGGCCATCCATGTTTCGGGCCACGCCTTCCGGGAAGAACTCAAGCTCATGATGCACCTGACCCGGCCCAGATACTTCATGCCCGTCCATGGGGAATACAGGCACCTGTTGCATCACGCCCGGCTGGCGGAAAAAGTGGGCATCCCAAAAAATCGGATTTTGCTGGCCCAGAACGGCAACGTGGTCAACTTCATGGACGAGGTGGGCTGGATCGGCGAATCCGTGGACACGGGACGCACCTTTGTGGACGGCAAAGGCATCGGCGACGTGGGCCGCAAGGTTCTGAAAGACCGCCGGGCCTTGTCCGAGCACGGCATGGTGGTGGCCACCATGGTTTTGGATTTTGATACCGGGGTGGTCATCTACGGGCCGGAGCTTCTTTCCCGCGGGTTTGTGTTTGAGGACGAAAAAGGCCATTTGCTCCAGGACGCCCAATGCGTCATCATGGACGCTGTGGAGCAACTGGACCTGTCCGGGCCGGATCGAATCCCCCTCATAGAAGCCGCCACCCAGCAGGCCTTGCGCCGTTTTTTCAATTATGTCATTCGCCGCAGGCCCGTCATCGTGCCCCTGGTGCTGGAAGTGTAA
- a CDS encoding DMT family transporter codes for MRVKGYLYIAAAAMLWGMLGPFSRLALSEGLQPMEIAFWRATLAWGFFAAHAAATRTLRMSVRDFPMTALFALVGVTAFYGSYQIAIRAGGAAMAAVLLYTAPAWVCVIARFTFKERFTRPKILALAFTLIGVACVAGGGGSIQVTWSGVLFGLTAGFCYSLYYIIGKYFSDKYTAPNLFLYMLPMGAITLLPWVEFSHKSPTAWTALFCIAALCTYAAYFLYYIGLKHLEASRAAITATIEPVVAAVVAFFWWGESFGLTAYAGSALILSSVLLIIRDRDAGD; via the coding sequence TTGCGAGTAAAAGGATATCTATACATAGCGGCCGCGGCTATGCTCTGGGGCATGTTGGGGCCGTTTTCCCGTCTGGCCTTGTCGGAAGGCCTGCAGCCCATGGAGATCGCTTTCTGGCGGGCGACCCTGGCATGGGGCTTTTTCGCCGCACACGCCGCTGCGACGCGCACCTTACGTATGTCCGTGCGGGATTTTCCCATGACCGCTTTATTCGCCCTTGTCGGCGTAACGGCTTTTTACGGCTCCTACCAAATAGCTATTCGCGCAGGGGGCGCCGCCATGGCCGCGGTGCTGCTTTATACGGCGCCTGCGTGGGTTTGTGTGATCGCCCGATTCACCTTCAAGGAACGGTTCACCCGCCCTAAAATCCTTGCCTTGGCATTCACGCTTATTGGAGTCGCCTGCGTTGCGGGCGGCGGGGGGAGCATCCAGGTTACTTGGTCCGGGGTGTTGTTCGGACTTACCGCAGGGTTTTGCTATTCGCTTTATTACATCATAGGAAAATACTTTTCAGACAAGTATACCGCCCCCAACCTTTTTTTGTACATGCTGCCCATGGGCGCCATAACCCTCTTGCCCTGGGTGGAGTTTTCCCATAAAAGCCCCACTGCCTGGACGGCTTTGTTCTGCATAGCCGCCCTATGCACCTACGCCGCTTATTTCCTTTACTACATCGGTTTGAAGCATCTGGAAGCGTCCCGGGCCGCCATCACCGCCACCATTGAACCGGTGGTGGCTGCGGTGGTCGCCTTTTTCTGGTGGGGCGAGTCTTTCGGCCTCACTGCCTATGCGGGCAGCGCCTTGATTTTGAGTTCGGTTTTATTGATTATACGCGACAGGGATGCAGGGGATTGA
- a CDS encoding response regulator has product MGGAHFLLVDDEKVFVEALAQRLEARGFTVDCSFSGAEALSQLENNRTIDIVLLDRRMPDLDGVQAMKEIKKAHPLVEVIILTGHAEIDSAVDAVKHGAFDYLEKPCGIDQLLLKAQQAFARKTEREEKIREVRMKPYLSPKERDALIAKILEN; this is encoded by the coding sequence ATGGGCGGCGCACATTTTCTTCTGGTGGATGACGAAAAAGTCTTCGTGGAGGCATTGGCCCAGCGCCTGGAGGCGCGGGGCTTTACGGTGGATTGCTCGTTTTCCGGGGCGGAGGCTCTATCGCAACTGGAAAATAACCGGACCATAGACATCGTTCTCCTGGACAGGCGAATGCCGGACCTTGACGGCGTCCAGGCCATGAAGGAAATCAAGAAGGCCCATCCCCTTGTGGAGGTCATTATTCTTACAGGTCATGCGGAAATCGATTCCGCCGTGGACGCCGTAAAGCACGGAGCTTTTGACTATCTGGAAAAGCCCTGCGGCATTGACCAACTGCTTTTAAAGGCCCAACAGGCTTTTGCCAGAAAAACCGAACGCGAGGAAAAAATCCGCGAGGTGAGGATGAAGCCCTACCTGTCCCCCAAAGAGCGGGACGCCCTCATAGCCAAGATTCTGGAGAATTAA
- a CDS encoding trimethylamine--corrinoid methyltransferase, with protein MSRQAFEAFKKGIALEKEAQFKRAKALYEDILRYADDEAVLEKTRRRMEDIDDLIAEKAIYRRIDENAKRVLTEIGVNIVGNQSLMDLLLEADAVDFDNETALFIPLKQEYIDHCLERTPRKMAGDPGENTFGIGATSPFLKRAGEDELRQANREEYKKIASAVGEQQDVVGIFSLPVACDMSISLFEVAQLMEKNFPGLKMITTNTMSDDEAAFLKGKDRWLDGTSLITSLSPMDNMVEPFLRSARIGNNLLLIDQSIAGVSAPGSPEAFLTQVHAQVIFMMVIAQTVNPGIECVHCGIPSVVGADGALAYSSPQQTLINAAMARINSWIAHFPSAQTGGSTSLSEVTPQAFLDSELSRNTLRKYGVHIVRHAMGALGSLNFFSLDKFLEDCDRERHSRRIFEAMPRDIGVIPTYFPGDDQALEGIREAAEKGNPKNADHTLKNAGSFIHWMARIRDAAQKKQYFPELNDIVLEAINSGG; from the coding sequence ATGAGCAGGCAGGCTTTTGAAGCCTTTAAAAAGGGCATAGCGCTGGAAAAGGAGGCTCAATTCAAAAGGGCCAAGGCCCTTTACGAGGACATCCTGCGTTACGCCGACGATGAAGCGGTTCTGGAGAAAACGCGGCGCCGTATGGAGGACATCGACGACCTGATTGCTGAGAAGGCAATTTACCGGCGAATCGATGAAAACGCAAAGCGGGTGCTGACGGAAATCGGCGTTAACATAGTCGGAAATCAGTCCCTAATGGATCTTCTGCTGGAAGCCGACGCCGTGGATTTCGACAATGAAACGGCGCTGTTCATCCCCTTGAAACAAGAGTACATCGATCATTGCCTGGAACGGACGCCCCGAAAAATGGCCGGAGATCCGGGGGAAAACACCTTCGGCATTGGCGCGACTTCGCCCTTTTTAAAGCGGGCTGGCGAAGATGAACTGCGCCAAGCCAATCGGGAGGAGTACAAAAAGATCGCTTCTGCGGTGGGGGAGCAGCAAGATGTTGTGGGGATTTTCAGCCTGCCGGTGGCCTGCGACATGAGCATTTCCCTGTTCGAGGTCGCTCAATTGATGGAAAAAAATTTTCCGGGGCTCAAAATGATCACCACCAATACGATGAGCGATGATGAAGCGGCGTTTTTAAAAGGCAAGGATCGATGGCTCGACGGCACGAGCCTGATAACCTCCCTGAGCCCCATGGATAACATGGTGGAGCCATTTCTGCGCAGCGCCCGCATAGGAAACAACCTTTTGCTCATCGATCAAAGCATTGCGGGCGTCTCCGCCCCGGGCAGTCCGGAGGCTTTCCTGACCCAGGTTCATGCCCAGGTGATCTTCATGATGGTCATCGCCCAGACCGTTAATCCGGGTATAGAGTGCGTACATTGCGGCATTCCCAGCGTCGTCGGGGCGGACGGCGCCCTGGCGTACAGCTCCCCCCAGCAAACGCTCATCAATGCGGCCATGGCGAGGATTAACTCCTGGATCGCCCATTTTCCTTCCGCCCAGACCGGAGGCAGCACCAGCCTCAGCGAGGTGACGCCCCAGGCGTTTTTGGACTCCGAATTGAGCCGAAACACGCTGCGCAAATACGGAGTGCACATCGTGCGGCATGCCATGGGCGCCTTAGGCAGCCTTAACTTTTTCAGCCTGGATAAATTTTTGGAGGACTGCGACCGGGAAAGACATTCCCGCAGGATTTTCGAAGCAATGCCAAGGGATATAGGCGTAATCCCCACCTATTTTCCCGGCGACGATCAGGCTCTTGAGGGAATCCGGGAAGCCGCGGAAAAGGGGAATCCCAAAAACGCCGACCACACATTGAAAAATGCGGGTTCGTTCATTCACTGGATGGCGCGCATCCGTGATGCCGCTCAAAAAAAACAATACTTCCCGGAACTCAACGATATTGTCTTGGAAGCGATCAATTCAGGCGGGTGA
- a CDS encoding N-acyl homoserine lactonase family protein: protein MKEYTIHPLVVGVNETDQGVMTYLRDYGKRIYLPIYVFVIKGGDKNILVDTGLEQFVVADDLGEKLGMDILEFEDALATQSLEPKDIDVIIHTHLHNDHCENDYKCENAKVYVQQAEFDFFQDPHPIDHRYYPDVLDGVDVEIISGDRELFNGISVIFSPGHSVGGQSVCVNTKQGKAVITGFCANEKNFPEAGPAVAPGVHIDVRQAYDSAQKIKNEADILIPLHAMWVGRESVIG from the coding sequence ATGAAAGAATACACCATTCATCCGTTGGTTGTGGGCGTAAACGAAACCGACCAGGGCGTCATGACCTATCTGCGGGATTACGGAAAACGCATTTACCTGCCCATCTACGTCTTTGTCATCAAGGGCGGAGACAAAAACATCCTTGTGGACACAGGCCTGGAGCAGTTCGTGGTCGCCGACGACCTGGGCGAAAAGCTGGGCATGGACATCCTGGAGTTCGAGGACGCCCTGGCGACCCAGAGCCTGGAGCCGAAAGACATCGACGTCATCATTCACACTCACCTGCACAACGATCATTGCGAAAACGACTACAAATGCGAAAACGCCAAGGTCTACGTCCAGCAGGCGGAGTTTGACTTTTTCCAGGATCCGCACCCCATTGACCACCGGTATTATCCGGACGTGCTGGACGGCGTGGACGTGGAAATCATCAGCGGCGACCGGGAGTTGTTTAACGGGATTTCCGTGATTTTCTCCCCCGGCCACAGCGTGGGCGGCCAGAGCGTTTGCGTGAACACCAAACAGGGGAAAGCCGTAATCACCGGATTTTGCGCCAACGAGAAAAACTTTCCCGAGGCCGGACCGGCGGTGGCGCCCGGAGTGCATATTGACGTGCGCCAGGCTTATGACAGCGCGCAAAAAATCAAAAACGAGGCGGACATCCTCATCCCCCTCCACGCCATGTGGGTGGGCAGGGAATCCGTCATCGGCTAA
- a CDS encoding helix-turn-helix domain-containing protein — MLNFVGAHKKTESVGDMLRLWRKHNKVSQMDLALEAGISSKHLSFVETGRSKPSRELILKIAGCLKLPLRQRNALLMAAGFASQFREEPFEGEKMSMVRSALERILQKHEPYPAIVINAAYKILMKNSGYKQVVKTLVGENVFKKYDNVYRMVFAEDGLRNYIIHWPMVEQFMMNRLLGEAVSTQNEELIDLYKDMSKLNIHDSIVDADIDADMPIMILTFEKNSVRASFFTTITTLGTPLDLTTQELRVELLFPADEATKQLFCAAI; from the coding sequence ATGCTGAATTTTGTGGGCGCCCATAAAAAGACGGAATCCGTGGGGGACATGCTTCGGCTATGGAGAAAGCACAATAAGGTCAGCCAAATGGATTTGGCTTTGGAGGCCGGTATTTCTTCAAAGCATTTGAGTTTCGTGGAAACGGGCCGATCGAAACCAAGCCGGGAATTGATTCTTAAAATTGCCGGCTGCCTCAAATTGCCCTTACGACAAAGAAACGCGCTCTTAATGGCCGCCGGTTTTGCTTCCCAGTTTAGAGAAGAGCCCTTTGAAGGGGAAAAGATGTCCATGGTTAGGAGCGCTCTGGAGAGGATCTTGCAAAAGCACGAACCTTACCCAGCCATCGTGATCAATGCAGCCTACAAGATTTTGATGAAAAACTCAGGCTATAAGCAGGTCGTGAAAACCCTGGTAGGAGAAAACGTCTTCAAAAAGTATGACAATGTTTACCGGATGGTTTTTGCAGAGGACGGCTTGAGAAACTACATCATACACTGGCCTATGGTTGAACAGTTCATGATGAATCGCCTGCTGGGAGAGGCGGTTTCGACCCAAAACGAAGAATTGATTGATCTCTACAAAGACATGTCCAAACTTAATATACATGATTCTATAGTGGATGCAGATATTGACGCCGATATGCCAATCATGATTCTGACATTTGAGAAGAACTCTGTTAGGGCGAGTTTTTTCACTACCATAACAACCCTTGGCACACCGCTCGATCTAACCACTCAGGAATTGCGAGTGGAGCTGCTCTTTCCTGCAGATGAGGCTACCAAACAATTATTTTGCGCTGCGATTTAG